Proteins found in one Drosophila innubila isolate TH190305 chromosome X, UK_Dinn_1.0, whole genome shotgun sequence genomic segment:
- the LOC117793897 gene encoding farnesol dehydrogenase, which translates to MERWQDRVAVVTGASSGIGAAVAKDLVRAGLVVVGLARRVERIDALKEELPEELQSRLHAIKCDVGVESSVAAAFDWIEAQLGGIDIIINNAGLLHSGQVLTLELEKLQHVMQVNLMGVVQCTQRAFRSMQQRNVAGHVVLINSLTGHQVISPPAGELQALNMYPISKYGITALLEVLRQELNGFKTQIKVTSISPGITDTEILPPDFKTLPLLQPEDISAGILYALGTPPHVQVHELTIKPIGELF; encoded by the exons ATGGAACGTTGGCAGGATCGAGTAGCTGTTGTGACGGGTGCCAGCTCAGGTATTGGAGCTGCTGTCGCTAAAGATCTGGTGAGAGCCGGACTGGTTGTAGTCGGATTAGCACGTCGTGTGGAACGCATTGATGCACTTAAGGAGGAACTGCCGGAAGAGCTTCAGTCGCGTCTCCATGCGATCAAATGTGATGTGGGTGTGGAGTCATCGGTGGCAGCTGCCTTTGATTGGATCGAGGCACAACTGGGCGGCattgatataattattaacaatgCGGGTCTCCTGCACTCCGGACAAGTGTTGACCCTGGAGCTGGAGAAACTGCAGCATGTGATGCAGGTGAATCTTATGGGCGTGGTCCAATGCACCCAGCGCGCCTTTCGCTCCATGCAGCAGCGCAATGTGGCAGGTCATGTGGTATTGATCAACAGCCTGACTGGACACCAGGTTATCAGTCCCCCAGCAGGTGAGCTGCAGGCCCTCAACATGTACCCGATATCAAAGTATGGCATTACTGCGCTCCTCGAAGTCCTGCGCCAGGAGCTCAATGGCTTCAAGACGCAGATCAAAGTGACG AGCATCAGTCCGGGTATCACCGATACGGAGATCTTGCCCCCTGATTTCAAAACGCTGCCCCTGCTGCAGCCGGAGGACATTTCAGCTGGCATTTTGTACGCCTTGGGCACGCCTCCGCATGTCCAGGTGCATGAGCTGACCATCAAGCCCATTGGGGAGCTCTTCTAG
- the LOC117793896 gene encoding farnesol dehydrogenase — MERWQNGIAVVTGASSGIGAVISRKLIASGMIVVALARRLERLEQLRQDLAEEQRSQLHIRQCDVTDLQSVNAAFDWIETELGGPDILINNAGKLSGGQLVTMSLDKVQQVLQTNVMGVVYCTQRAFQSIRERNTPGHVVLMNSIVGHYLFNPQPGRLQELNMYPATKHALSAMTEVFRQEFRDLKTQIKVTSISPGLVDTDMVPQDYKRLPMLQPEDVANAIMYALATPPHVQVHEVTIKPMGEPF; from the exons ATGGAACGTTGGCAGAATGGCATAGCTGTCGTGACTGGAGCTAGTTCCGGCATAGGAGCTGTGATCAGCCGGAAACTAATAGCCTCTGGGATGATTGTAGTCGCACTGGCCCGCCGCCTGGAGCGGCTGGAACAATTGCGTCAGGATTTGGCCGAGGAGCAGCGATCCCAGCTGCACATCCGGCAATGCGATGTCACGGATTTGCAGTCGGTTAATGCTGCCTTCGATTGGATTGAAACAGAACTGGGAGGACCGGATATACTTATTAATAATGCGGGCAAGTTATCAGGTGGACAGCTGGTGACCATGTCACTGGATAAGGTGCAGCAGGTGCTACAGACAAACGTCATGGGCGTAGTTTATTGTACGCAACGAGCCTTTCAATCAATCCGTGAACGGAATACACCCGGCCATGTGGTGTTAATGAACAGCATTGTTGGACATTATCTATTTAACCCACAGCCCGGCAGACTCCAGGAGCTCAACATGTATCCAGCCACGAAGCATGCTTTGTCCGCCATGACAGAGGTTTTTCGTCAGGAGTTTCGCGATCTTAAGACCCAGATTAAGGTTACG AGCATAAGTCCAGGCCTGGTGGATACGGACATGGTGCCGCAGGACTATAAGCGACTGCCGATGCTGCAGCCGGAGGATGTGGCCAATGCGATCATGTATGCCTTGGCAACACCGCCGCATGTCCAAGTGCACGAAGTAACCATTAAGCCAATGGGGGAACCGTTCTGA